The genomic interval TGGAATCTGAAAACTCAGCAGAGCGCGAAGCACTACTTTCTAACCTTGAAGAAGGTCAAGAAGTGGTCGGCGTGGTGAAAAACTTGACTGATTACGGTGCATTCGTAGACCTAGGTGGTATCGATGGTCTATTACACATCACAGATATGGCATGGCGCCGTATCAAGCACCCATCAGAAGTGGTTGAAGTGGGTCAAGAATTAAAAGTTAAAGTATTAAAATTTGACCGCGAACGTAACCGTGTCAGCTTAGGTCTAAAACAACTCGGCACTGACCCATGGCAAGACGTTCTTAACAACTATCCAAAAGGTACTAACGTTAAAGCACGTGTAACTAACCTGACTGATTATGGTTGTTTTGCTGAAATCGCTGATGGTATTGAAGGCTTGGTACACGTTTCTGAAATGGATCATACCAACAAAAACATCCATCCTTCAAAAGTGGTACAAATCGGTGACGAGATCATGGTTCAAATCCTTGATATCGATGAAGACCGTCGTCGTATCAGCTTAGGTATCAAACAAACCATGCCAAACCCATGGGAAGAGTTTGATAAGAACCACCAAAAAGGCGACAAAGTATCGGGTACTATCAAATCAATCACTGACTTCGGTATCTTTATCGGTTTAGAAGGTGGTATTGATGGTCTAGTTCACTTATCAGACCTTTCTTGGACTGAAACCGGTGAAGAAGCGATTCGTAACTACAATAAAGGTGACACCGTTGAAGCGGTCATCTTGTCTGTAGATGCAGAAGCTAACCGTATCAGCTTAGGTATCAAGCAACTTAACAGTGACCCATTCAACGAATACCTAGTATCAAATGATCGTGGTGCGGTAGTAAAAGGGGTAGTAACTGACGTTGATGCCAAAGGCGCTAAAGTAAAACTGGCTGACGATGTAGAAGGCTATTTACGTGCTTCGGAAATCCAACAAGACAAAGTAGATGATGCGACCACTGTACTGAATGTTGGTGATGAAGTTGAAGCGAAAATTGTCAGTGTGGATCGCAAAACTCGCGGTATCAATCTATCAGTTCGTGCAAAAGACGAAGCAGAGCAACGTGATGCTATTAAAGCATTAAGTTCAAATGCAGCGGCTGATACCCAACCAAAAACCATTGGTGACTTAATCAAAGAGCAACAACAAAACCAATAATCGGTTTTGCGAGCGATAAAAAAGCGACTAACTTAGTCGCTTTTTTTATTTTTGCCTTTTAGGTAGCAAAATGAAAGATTTAGTCTAAAAAAAGCCGACGAATTTAAGGTAGTTTTGTTATAATATGCGAAGAAAAGTAATAAAATGTAATTTTTCATTATTATGATTGTTGATAGATTGCAGGATGAAATTGGACTGTAACGAAGTTTTTAAAACCATCATTCTGTAATTTAGACTATGACAGTTACGTTTAGCGTGTTAGGGGTCGTATGGAAAAAGTGTTAAACAAATCTGATTTGATCACTAGATTATCAAGTGAATGTGAGAATATACCAGAAAAAACCATTGAGGATGCCACCAAGCAAATCATTGATTTGATGGTTGATACCTTATCTCAAAATGGACGTGTTGAAGTACGCGGTTTTGGTAGTTTTAGTTTGCATCATCGTGAGCCACGTGTGGCGCGCAACCCTAAAACAGGCGAGAAAGTTACCGTGAAAGCAACAGCGATACCCCATTTTAAACCTGGCAAAGCATTGCGAGAGGCGGTTAATCATCATCGTTAGTTGCGATTTCGCGTCATTTAACGTTATTGAGCTTACGCTATGGTTTAATATATGATTGATCAAAAAAGAGTGGACAAAAAATCCACTCTTTTTTTTGAATTATCTGTAATAATAGTGGCATTCAAAAATGTAGATTGATTAAAATAATAAAGGAGAAAACTATGCGTTATCTGTTAGCGATTTTGTTGTTCGTGGTCGTCGGTTATTCATTGATGCTGGTATTGGTGAATAACAACCAAGTCGAAGTAAATTTACTGTTTAGCCAAGTGCCACAAATGAGTTTGGGGCTACTGCTGATTATTAGCATTGTTTTAGGGGTCATCGCGGGACTGTTGATGGGGTTGATTTTATTTCGCGTGTTACAGATGAAACTGGAAAATCAGCGTTTATCTAAAGAGCTAAAGCAAACCCAAGAAAAATTGATGCAAACACAGCATAATTATGAACAGCATTTAGCGCAAACCAGCAATGCAACGATTGCACCTACCGCAGCCAACCCTAATTTACCACCCGTACGATAAGCAATGCATGCTATCGAATTGAAAAAACGAGTCAGTTTGTTATGAATCAAGTGGCAGTACCGCAAGCAACATCACGCATCAAATCAGCGATCAAGTCACCCATTATTGTGGCATTGGATAACATGGATGACCGTCAGGCATTAAGCTTGGCGGATAAACTGGACCCTACATTGTGCCGGGTGAAAGTTGGCAAAGAGCTGTTTACCAAATATGGTAATAACTTAGTGACATCCTTACATCAGCGTGATTTTGAGGTGTTTTTGGATTTAAAATTTCATGATATCCCCAACACCACTGCGCAGGCGGTATTAGCGGCGGCTGATTTGGGGGTGTGGATGGTCAATGTCCATGCCAGTGCGGGGCGCAGCGCCATGCAAACGGTGAAAGCGCGTTTATCAGCGCAACACTACCAAACCTTAGTGATTGCGGTGACGGTGCTGACCTCTATGTCACAGCAAGATTTGGCTGAGGTGGGCATCACCGACTCGGTAGAAAATCATGTCAAGCGACTAGCATTATTGACTCAGCAATCTGGACTTGATGGGGTGGTTTGCTCTGCACAAGAAGCCAATATGCTTAAAGGCTTATGCGGCAAGGATTTTCTTTTAGTCACGCCAGGTATCAGGCTGCCAGAAGACGCCAGTAATGACCAAACGCGGATTTGCACCCCCAAAGATGCTATAGCAAATGGGTCTGATTGTTTGGTGATTGGGCGGTCAATCACGGCGGCATCGGATCCCACCGCAAAACTGCACTATATCTTGGATACGTTAAAATAATCCCTCTCGAGTCATGTATGCCAGTACGTTTTCAAGTGTTAAGTGATTTACATATTGATAGTTATGCAAGAAGGGATTTGCCCATTGGTGAAATTCCTTACACAAACACCGATGCTATTTTAGTAGCGGGTGACACATCCAATGGGCTTTTGGGCATCGAATGGCTCATAGGTGAATCAAAGCGACTTGACAAACCAATTTTTGTGATTGTGGGCAATCATGAGTATTTTGGTCATAATATTCTCGATTTAGATGCCCAAATAAAGGCATTGACGCAAGATACGCAAGTGCATTTTTTACAATGCGCGAGCGTTGAATTTATGGGTGTTAGAATCATTGGCACAACGCTTTGGACGGATTATCAATATCAACCACAAGATAATACGTTACAGATTGCTCAGCAGTTTATGCGCGATTATCGCGAGATTTATTATGATAACCGACTGTTAACGCCCCAAGATACTGTAGCTATTCATGAGCGGCAGAGGGCATGGTTGCAAAACGCCTTAAAACAAAGCGAAAAAGATGGTATGCCCACCGTGGTCATGACACATCACAGCATCAGCCCATTATCTATCGCGCCAAAATATGCCAATTTTCCCAGTAATGCGGGATTTGTCGTTGATTTGAGCGAATGGTTACAGAGTGATTTTGCGCCTGATATTTGGCTGCATGGACATACCCATGAAGCGTTTGATTATCAGCAAGGTCATACACGTGTTATTGTCAATCCCAGAGCCTACCCCAATGAAATCAGTAGTACGGGGGTAGTTTTTGACTGGCATAAAGTTGTTGAAGTCATGGTATGATTGGCACGTTTGCCCCAGTAATATCCCATTTAATCGCTTAAATGTTTTGACCTCATCAATTTATAGTATCAATTTATGGTGCAAAGATAAAAAGATATAAGGAATGCGTAGTTAAATGTCTAATTCAATCAACACCATGCCTGCTCATTTACCGCCCAGTATGATTGACTCGGTTAAGCTACTGCCAAAAAATGAGCGATTAATCTTATTTACCCGTCATTCATTGCGCGAAATGTCAGATAAAAATGGCTTTGCCAGTTATGCATTACCACTGACACCAAAAGGCAGAGTGTTGGCGGAGTCTTGGGGGCGTTGGTTGGCTGCCAACTTAGATTACTCGATGGATGTAGATAGCATCAGTAGCCCGATACAACGTTGTATTGATACCGCAGTTTTAATGCAAGCAGGTGCTGGCATCTCTAGAAATGTGTCGCACCAATCGCTGTTGGTAGAACCAGGTAGTTTGGTGGTTGACCATGAAGAAGTGAGTAAGGTATTCAAACAAATTGGCGCGCTCAATTTTATCAATCGTTTTTTAGCGGGCGACATGGCAGGGATTAAAGCGCCACATAAAGGCGGTTTGGATTTATTAGCGCTTTTATTTCAGCATCAGCCAAAGCACGGGCATTTATTACTGGCGGTTAGTCATGATACGCTATTGTCAGCGTTTTTAGCGGTGATGATGGGCGTGGGTGAAATTAGCTGGGATGATTGGCCAAAAATGATGGAAGGGGTGTTTTTGTGGTTTGATGATAAACCCTTTAGTGATGCAAAAGTACATTTTATTTGGCGTGGACAGTGCTATGAACGCCGACTGATTGAATTGTTAAACCCATTTTCACCTTCTTATCCGCTAAAAGACTAATCGATACCCAACAAAACCATAAAAATAAAGGTAGGACTTTATCCTACCTTTATTTTTAATCCAGTTAACCATCAAACATATTTAGATTTTAATCAAACATGTTTACCTTTTAAATGATTAACCAAATTTTCAATTTGCTGCGCATGATTGCGAAGTTTATTCTCAATGCCACTAAACTGGTCTTTTAGCTTATCATCGACCTCATGAATACGCTGGGCAAACTCATTTTTTTTCATCTCAATGGCTTGCGTTTTTAACGCTTGCCATTCTGCAATCGTTTGTTTAAAGGCTTGTTGTTCGCTATTTAAACGATCTTTTATCGCTTGAAAATCGCTGGTTAAATTTCCCGAAAAAGTCGCAACTTTTTTCTCAGCAAGTTTGAATGCCATTTCTGTTTGCGCATGCTGAATAGTAACATCTGGGATACGTTTTAAATCCCAAGTCAAACCGATTTTTGACAAGCCATAAATAATCCATTTGCTAGGATCATATTGCCACCATTTTACCCCGTTGCGATAGTCGTATTGGAAAAAGTGATGGTAGTTATGATAACCTTCGCCCCAAGTGAAAATCGCCAGAATCGGATTATCACGCGCGGTATTGGTATCGGTATAAGGACGGGTACCAAACATATGGCAAAGCGAGTTGATAAAGAAAGTAAAATGATGGCTTAACACCAAACGCAGTAGTCCTGCGAGTACTAAGGTACCTGCAATATCACCCACCATCCAACCAAACAGCGCTGGCAACCCAATATTGGCCAATAAAATCCACAGGGCATAATATTTATCTTGCGCCACTAACACAGGATCAGCTTTTAAATCTGGGATATTTTTATAGTCATAGTGGCCGCTTGGGTAGTTTTTGAGCATCCACCCGATATGTGAGAACCAAAAGCCACGCTTGGCAGAGTAGGGGTCTTGATAGATATCATCGACATGGCGGTGGTGCAAACGGTGTCCTGCACACCAGTCAAATACCGAGCCCTGAACAGCTAACGTGCCGCCAATCAAAAAGAACCATTTGACAATCGGATGTGCTTGGTAAGTACGATGTGACCATAAACGGTGATAACCGACCGTGATACTTAACCCATTCCAAGCCATAAAGAATGCGAAAATTGCCCAAACTTGCCAACTGACGCTATGTGTCCACAAGTAATAAGGTACAATCAATAAAGCCGCCAAAGGCGTGCTAATTAAGACAAACGCAGGGATCCAATTGATGGGCGCGTTTTCAAAAGATTGAGGTTGTGCCATAGAGATAAATGTCCTGAGGATGATCAAAATACGACATGTATTTTTTTAATCATTGACGCTATATTGTACTGAAAAAATGGAAAAAAGTGAACACATATACACTCAAATTCCCGACAATTTTGCTAAATTGATATCGATAAACTTACTGTAATATGAATGCTTTAGCCAAAAAATTCAATTAAAAATTTTAGCTACAAAGATATTTTAGACAGACGGTAAAGTTTTGGTTTGACAAATAATCCGAAAGCAAGTTTGCCCCTCACTGGGCACATATTCTAGATTGGCATAATTCGCCTGACAAAAGGCCTGCGACAAATAAAGCCCCAGACCCGTGCCCTGATTATCGGTGGTAAAAAACGGATTAAATAAATACTGAATATTTTCTTTGGCAACGCCGTGACCCGTATCTATCACATCGATATGAATAGATTTGCCAAATTCATACACTTGAAGGGTGACAAAAGCATGAGGCTGGGTTTTGCTACTAAAACGCAGACCGTTATTGATGAGGTTGACCAAAATCTGTGCTAACTGATGGTTATCAAACATAAATCCTTTGTCAGTATGGCAGTGCAGAAAAATATCATGGCCGCTAAAGTTTTGTTGTATAAAATCGTTTAGCCAAGTTTTGGGTTCAATATAAACAAAATTAGAGCGCTGCTGACGAGATAATTTAAGCACATCCTCAATGATTTTATTGACCCGAATGGTTTGGTGATAAATCATCTCATATAGCAAGATATTATCACCCGATAAGCCGCTGTCAGCCTCATTAACTTCCTCCATTAATAATTGACTGGCTTGGCTAATGGTTGCCAGCGGGTTACGAATCTCATGAGCAATACTGGCGGATAATTGCCCTAGTGACGCAAGTTTTAACTGCTGCGCACGGCTAAACTCATGGCGTAAATCTTCAATAAAAATAATGGCATATTGCTGTCTTAATTGGGTGATACGAAGCCGCAAGTCATTAAAACTTTGGTTA from Moraxella osloensis carries:
- the rpsA gene encoding 30S ribosomal protein S1, whose product is MESFAELFEASQVLDVERGAVIAGTVVAIDSDWITVDTGLKSEGIVARSEFLNEQGELEVAVGDQVQVVVDTVDNGMGQTQLSREKAKRAETWNVLEKIYENNEIVTGLISGKVKGGFTVDIGSVRAFLPGSLVDTRPVRDTAHLEGKELEFKVIKLDQKRNNVVVSRRAVMESENSAEREALLSNLEEGQEVVGVVKNLTDYGAFVDLGGIDGLLHITDMAWRRIKHPSEVVEVGQELKVKVLKFDRERNRVSLGLKQLGTDPWQDVLNNYPKGTNVKARVTNLTDYGCFAEIADGIEGLVHVSEMDHTNKNIHPSKVVQIGDEIMVQILDIDEDRRRISLGIKQTMPNPWEEFDKNHQKGDKVSGTIKSITDFGIFIGLEGGIDGLVHLSDLSWTETGEEAIRNYNKGDTVEAVILSVDAEANRISLGIKQLNSDPFNEYLVSNDRGAVVKGVVTDVDAKGAKVKLADDVEGYLRASEIQQDKVDDATTVLNVGDEVEAKIVSVDRKTRGINLSVRAKDEAEQRDAIKALSSNAAADTQPKTIGDLIKEQQQNQ
- a CDS encoding integration host factor subunit beta, with product MEKVLNKSDLITRLSSECENIPEKTIEDATKQIIDLMVDTLSQNGRVEVRGFGSFSLHHREPRVARNPKTGEKVTVKATAIPHFKPGKALREAVNHHR
- a CDS encoding lipopolysaccharide assembly protein LapA domain-containing protein, which produces MRYLLAILLFVVVGYSLMLVLVNNNQVEVNLLFSQVPQMSLGLLLIISIVLGVIAGLLMGLILFRVLQMKLENQRLSKELKQTQEKLMQTQHNYEQHLAQTSNATIAPTAANPNLPPVR
- the pyrF gene encoding orotidine-5'-phosphate decarboxylase, which gives rise to MKSAIKSPIIVALDNMDDRQALSLADKLDPTLCRVKVGKELFTKYGNNLVTSLHQRDFEVFLDLKFHDIPNTTAQAVLAAADLGVWMVNVHASAGRSAMQTVKARLSAQHYQTLVIAVTVLTSMSQQDLAEVGITDSVENHVKRLALLTQQSGLDGVVCSAQEANMLKGLCGKDFLLVTPGIRLPEDASNDQTRICTPKDAIANGSDCLVIGRSITAASDPTAKLHYILDTLK
- a CDS encoding metallophosphoesterase, whose protein sequence is MPVRFQVLSDLHIDSYARRDLPIGEIPYTNTDAILVAGDTSNGLLGIEWLIGESKRLDKPIFVIVGNHEYFGHNILDLDAQIKALTQDTQVHFLQCASVEFMGVRIIGTTLWTDYQYQPQDNTLQIAQQFMRDYREIYYDNRLLTPQDTVAIHERQRAWLQNALKQSEKDGMPTVVMTHHSISPLSIAPKYANFPSNAGFVVDLSEWLQSDFAPDIWLHGHTHEAFDYQQGHTRVIVNPRAYPNEISSTGVVFDWHKVVEVMV
- a CDS encoding histidine phosphatase family protein, whose product is MSNSINTMPAHLPPSMIDSVKLLPKNERLILFTRHSLREMSDKNGFASYALPLTPKGRVLAESWGRWLAANLDYSMDVDSISSPIQRCIDTAVLMQAGAGISRNVSHQSLLVEPGSLVVDHEEVSKVFKQIGALNFINRFLAGDMAGIKAPHKGGLDLLALLFQHQPKHGHLLLAVSHDTLLSAFLAVMMGVGEISWDDWPKMMEGVFLWFDDKPFSDAKVHFIWRGQCYERRLIELLNPFSPSYPLKD
- a CDS encoding acyl-CoA desaturase, with amino-acid sequence MAQPQSFENAPINWIPAFVLISTPLAALLIVPYYLWTHSVSWQVWAIFAFFMAWNGLSITVGYHRLWSHRTYQAHPIVKWFFLIGGTLAVQGSVFDWCAGHRLHHRHVDDIYQDPYSAKRGFWFSHIGWMLKNYPSGHYDYKNIPDLKADPVLVAQDKYYALWILLANIGLPALFGWMVGDIAGTLVLAGLLRLVLSHHFTFFINSLCHMFGTRPYTDTNTARDNPILAIFTWGEGYHNYHHFFQYDYRNGVKWWQYDPSKWIIYGLSKIGLTWDLKRIPDVTIQHAQTEMAFKLAEKKVATFSGNLTSDFQAIKDRLNSEQQAFKQTIAEWQALKTQAIEMKKNEFAQRIHEVDDKLKDQFSGIENKLRNHAQQIENLVNHLKGKHV
- a CDS encoding sensor histidine kinase yields the protein MVGLTVDALVLTTLLYFSGGNDLQVILLFLVQVAAAFMLVRSNQAILLTIFAITLVIYQQFYQTLKNDVNYALVNNVASMAISFIGVAYLSYTLSKRLKQIERLSERQVNEVNALNAINNKIVQIIDQGVVVLSHDLEIFIANDTAIDQLHLPKTLDNFNLPDISPLLAARLAPIIQEPEATLMLRLDAPTASTPLAVGIEPNNQSFNDLRLRITQLRQQYAIIFIEDLRHEFSRAQQLKLASLGQLSASIAHEIRNPLATISQASQLLMEEVNEADSGLSGDNILLYEMIYHQTIRVNKIIEDVLKLSRQQRSNFVYIEPKTWLNDFIQQNFSGHDIFLHCHTDKGFMFDNHQLAQILVNLINNGLRFSSKTQPHAFVTLQVYEFGKSIHIDVIDTGHGVAKENIQYLFNPFFTTDNQGTGLGLYLSQAFCQANYANLEYVPSEGQTCFRIICQTKTLPSV